The Brassica oleracea var. oleracea cultivar TO1000 chromosome C6, BOL, whole genome shotgun sequence genome includes a region encoding these proteins:
- the LOC106299139 gene encoding protein C2-DOMAIN ABA-RELATED 9-like isoform X1, whose protein sequence is MEFAAMEDKQLGVMRVHVKRGINLAIRDSTTRDPYVVVTLANQKVKTRVINSNCNPVWDEQLALTIKDVTDPIRMTVYDKDRFSGDDKMGDAEIDMRPFLEAHQMELDFQKLPNGCAIKRIRPGRTNCLAEESSITWSNGKIIQDMILRLRNVECGELEIMLELADGPGCKGLGREGSKKTSWMQTKQLD, encoded by the exons GCTAGGGGTTATGAGAGTTCATGTGAAAAGAGGGATTAATCTCGCGATTCGTGATTCCACGACCAGGGATCCTTATGTTGTTGTCACATTGGCTAATCAG AAAGTGAAGACGCGTGTGATCAATAGTAACTGTAATCCAGTGTGGGACGAACAACTGGCCCTTACCATCAAAGATGTGACTGATCCAATCCGTATG ACGGTGTATGATAAAGACAGATTCTCTGGAGATGACAAGATGGGTGACGCGGAAATAGACATGAGGCCGTTCCTAGAAGCGCACCAGATGGAGTTGGACTTCCAAAAGCTCCCCAATGGTTGTGCAATCAAGAGGATCCGTCCAGGGAGGACCAATTGTTTGGCTGAAGAGAGCAGCATCACTTGGAGCAATGGGAAGATCATACAAGACATGATTCTTAGATTAAGGAATGTGGAGTGTGGTGAATTGGAGATCATGCTTGAGTTGGCTGATGGTCCAGGCTGCAAGGGTCTTGGACGAGAAG GATCGAAGAAGACATCATGGATGCAAACAAAACAATTGGACTAA
- the LOC106299139 gene encoding protein C2-DOMAIN ABA-RELATED 9-like isoform X2: MEDKQLGVMRVHVKRGINLAIRDSTTRDPYVVVTLANQKVKTRVINSNCNPVWDEQLALTIKDVTDPIRMTVYDKDRFSGDDKMGDAEIDMRPFLEAHQMELDFQKLPNGCAIKRIRPGRTNCLAEESSITWSNGKIIQDMILRLRNVECGELEIMLELADGPGCKGLGREGSKKTSWMQTKQLD, encoded by the exons GCTAGGGGTTATGAGAGTTCATGTGAAAAGAGGGATTAATCTCGCGATTCGTGATTCCACGACCAGGGATCCTTATGTTGTTGTCACATTGGCTAATCAG AAAGTGAAGACGCGTGTGATCAATAGTAACTGTAATCCAGTGTGGGACGAACAACTGGCCCTTACCATCAAAGATGTGACTGATCCAATCCGTATG ACGGTGTATGATAAAGACAGATTCTCTGGAGATGACAAGATGGGTGACGCGGAAATAGACATGAGGCCGTTCCTAGAAGCGCACCAGATGGAGTTGGACTTCCAAAAGCTCCCCAATGGTTGTGCAATCAAGAGGATCCGTCCAGGGAGGACCAATTGTTTGGCTGAAGAGAGCAGCATCACTTGGAGCAATGGGAAGATCATACAAGACATGATTCTTAGATTAAGGAATGTGGAGTGTGGTGAATTGGAGATCATGCTTGAGTTGGCTGATGGTCCAGGCTGCAAGGGTCTTGGACGAGAAG GATCGAAGAAGACATCATGGATGCAAACAAAACAATTGGACTAA